The Flavobacteriales bacterium genome has a window encoding:
- a CDS encoding T9SS type A sorting domain-containing protein, producing the protein MKKLILAVAAISCCMLSNGQSTATDFTVDNCDGESYNLFQDLDAGNVVVIAWVMPCVSCIADPVSAYSVVKEYNPDKVKYLMVDDYADHECSVIQTWSENYQMGDVTKFSNSAISMSDYGVDGMPKIVVLGCNSHKIFYNENSSSEGIKEAIDQAIEKCSNTSIIDNVTNQAEDLKLSIFPNPTQERLTINSQYQDAFTIKIFNSLGKLVFKEENFHSTISVDVSAFTEGLYFLEYLNHSKSFIVNK; encoded by the coding sequence ATGAAAAAACTAATATTAGCCGTAGCGGCTATCTCTTGCTGTATGTTATCAAACGGTCAAAGTACAGCTACCGACTTTACAGTTGACAATTGTGATGGAGAATCTTATAATTTATTTCAAGACCTTGATGCTGGAAATGTTGTTGTGATTGCATGGGTGATGCCCTGTGTGTCTTGCATTGCCGATCCTGTTTCGGCATATTCTGTTGTTAAAGAATACAATCCAGACAAAGTGAAGTATCTAATGGTAGATGATTATGCTGACCACGAATGCTCTGTGATTCAAACATGGTCCGAAAATTATCAGATGGGTGATGTGACCAAGTTTTCTAATTCAGCAATAAGTATGAGTGATTATGGCGTTGATGGAATGCCAAAAATCGTTGTGTTGGGATGTAACAGTCATAAAATATTCTACAATGAAAACAGTTCATCGGAAGGAATAAAGGAAGCTATCGACCAAGCGATAGAAAAGTGTTCAAATACTTCCATTATTGATAATGTTACTAATCAGGCTGAAGATTTAAAATTATCTATATTTCCAAACCCAACACAAGAAAGATTGACTATTAATAGTCAATATCAAGACGCTTTTACGATTAAGATTTTTAACTCTTTAGGAAAGCTCGTTTTTAAAGAAGAGAATTTTCACTCTACTATATCCGTTGATGTTTCAGCTTTTACAGAAGGACTTTACTTTCTTGAATATTTGAATCATTCCAAATCGTTTATCGTTAATAAATAG
- a CDS encoding GNAT family N-acetyltransferase, with the protein MNIELHTSSNSVDSKQWKSLEKELTPFLSLPFKQALEKNHAENIKHLYYILNDKDNRVVGYAQQFNLGGGKISSYQKRNQVNKGFVSFLLGLLRLNVVVIGNGLITNVNNISVDRIENKNEFVTSLLKKIRLTLCVNKFIIPDHFFTHLGIVDPVDELPKLIKIEVEEDMQLPLSSEWKSFEDYTNSLKKKYRSRLRGVMKKSEDVNIIQLTKEDLIQYEDEIQALFENVKKNSSFGAVTFNSRVFKDLVPLDRPKSKVYGLFLDKKLIGFSSELMANNNLYSYFIGLDYKYNQEYGLYERILNESIKHAIQNRVNRVIFGRTAAEFKSNVGAVPMKSYIYIYIHNPLLRWVLRPLLNAIKPKKWTQRHPFKD; encoded by the coding sequence TTGAATATAGAATTACATACTTCTTCAAATTCTGTTGATTCCAAGCAGTGGAAAAGTCTAGAAAAAGAACTTACTCCTTTTTTGTCTTTACCGTTCAAGCAAGCTCTGGAAAAAAACCATGCTGAGAATATAAAACACCTGTATTACATATTAAACGATAAGGATAATAGGGTTGTTGGCTATGCTCAACAATTCAATTTAGGTGGTGGTAAAATTAGCTCCTATCAAAAAAGAAATCAGGTAAATAAGGGTTTTGTTAGTTTTTTGTTGGGCTTGTTAAGGTTAAATGTAGTGGTAATCGGAAATGGTCTAATCACCAACGTAAATAACATTAGTGTAGATAGAATAGAAAACAAAAACGAATTTGTAACGAGTCTACTCAAGAAAATTCGACTAACATTATGTGTCAATAAATTTATTATCCCTGACCACTTCTTCACACACTTGGGCATTGTAGATCCTGTAGATGAACTTCCGAAACTTATAAAAATAGAGGTCGAAGAAGATATGCAATTGCCTCTATCAAGCGAATGGAAAAGCTTTGAAGACTACACCAACAGCCTGAAGAAAAAATACCGTAGCCGACTACGTGGAGTGATGAAAAAAAGTGAAGACGTTAACATTATCCAATTAACAAAAGAAGACTTAATACAATACGAAGATGAAATTCAAGCACTTTTTGAAAACGTAAAGAAAAACTCTTCTTTTGGAGCGGTTACCTTTAACTCTAGAGTATTCAAAGACCTCGTGCCACTGGACCGCCCAAAGAGTAAGGTATACGGCCTATTTTTAGACAAAAAACTTATTGGCTTTTCTTCCGAACTAATGGCGAATAATAATTTATACTCTTACTTTATCGGCTTAGATTATAAATACAACCAAGAGTACGGACTCTACGAACGTATACTTAACGAAAGTATTAAGCATGCTATTCAAAACCGTGTCAATAGGGTCATATTTGGCAGAACTGCAGCTGAGTTTAAAAGCAATGTAGGTGCTGTTCCGATGAAATCATACATCTATATCTACATACACAACCCTCTACTTAGATGGGTATTGAGACCTCTACTAAATGCTATAAAGCCAAAAAAATGGACTCAACGACATCCGTTTAAAGACTAG
- a CDS encoding Y-family DNA polymerase has translation MLALADCNNFYASCERVFQPKLEGKPILVLSNNDGCVIARSNESKALGIKMGVPVFQVKHLIRQHNIHVFSSNFTLYGDLSKRVMSTMRQEVKAMEVYSIDEAFMDFTGEGDPLSKGIALKKKVIQHTGIPISIGIAPTKTLCKVAGLIAKKHTKSGVFVLDKPELINRALKWLAVEDLWGIGRRHARTLQNMGVKTAYDLCRAEESWVKRRLSVVGLRMVKELKGIPCFPLEEHASRKKNICTSRSFGKTVTHIAELKESVSNYASSCAYKLRKQKSCTTRVSVFIHTNPFKPTDKQYKGFSSFVLDSPTNDSMEIIRFALKALDKIYRPGYTYKKAGVIVGDIVPQQQQQLSLFDAINRQKQQSVMSALDKINDRMGRDKVRLAIQGQAQQWKMKREKLSPSYSTRIEESLIVYL, from the coding sequence ATGCTAGCACTAGCGGATTGTAATAACTTTTACGCGTCATGTGAACGCGTGTTTCAGCCCAAATTAGAAGGAAAGCCCATTTTGGTACTCTCTAATAATGACGGTTGTGTTATAGCACGAAGTAATGAAAGTAAGGCTTTGGGAATAAAAATGGGTGTGCCTGTTTTTCAAGTCAAACATCTAATAAGACAGCACAACATCCATGTTTTCTCCTCCAACTTTACGCTATATGGCGATTTATCTAAAAGGGTAATGTCCACCATGCGGCAAGAAGTAAAGGCAATGGAAGTCTATTCTATTGACGAGGCGTTTATGGATTTTACAGGCGAAGGAGACCCTCTTTCTAAGGGTATCGCTTTAAAGAAAAAGGTAATCCAACACACGGGCATCCCTATATCTATTGGTATTGCCCCTACTAAAACCTTGTGCAAGGTAGCTGGCCTTATCGCTAAAAAACACACTAAGTCTGGCGTTTTTGTGTTAGACAAGCCCGAACTCATTAATAGAGCCCTCAAATGGTTGGCCGTAGAGGACCTATGGGGCATAGGAAGAAGACATGCTCGCACGCTACAAAATATGGGTGTAAAAACAGCATATGACCTTTGCAGAGCCGAAGAAAGCTGGGTAAAACGTCGACTATCTGTTGTTGGACTAAGAATGGTAAAGGAACTGAAAGGCATTCCTTGTTTTCCTCTAGAAGAACATGCCAGTAGAAAAAAGAACATTTGCACCTCGCGTTCGTTTGGCAAAACGGTAACACATATAGCAGAGTTAAAAGAAAGTGTGAGTAATTACGCCTCTAGCTGCGCCTACAAACTTCGCAAACAAAAAAGCTGTACCACAAGAGTAAGCGTATTTATACATACCAATCCTTTCAAGCCAACGGACAAACAATACAAAGGCTTTAGCTCCTTTGTTTTGGATTCTCCAACTAACGACTCTATGGAAATTATCCGCTTTGCACTAAAAGCCCTGGATAAAATATACCGCCCTGGCTATACTTATAAAAAAGCCGGAGTTATTGTTGGCGATATTGTTCCTCAACAGCAACAGCAACTCAGTTTGTTCGATGCTATAAACCGTCAAAAACAACAATCTGTGATGTCTGCACTAGATAAAATTAACGATAGAATGGGGCGCGATAAGGTGCGTTTAGCTATACAAGGTCAGGCACAGCAGTGGAAAATGAAAAGAGAAAAACTCTCCCCTTCCTACTCCACACGTATAGAAGAATCTTTGATAGTGTATTTGTAA
- the umuD gene encoding translesion error-prone DNA polymerase V autoproteolytic subunit, with translation MKFKYLNTSKKLQFYAIEEASFDDIPLYGDSVPAGFPSPADDYLDMDLNLHDYLVQHPSATFCVRAIGDSMVDAGIKSSDVMVIDRALTPKNNDIILAVVNGEFTVKRIKKNEDELYLMPANDNYKPMKITEEMNFQVWGVVTFIIHKANASTSGL, from the coding sequence GTGAAATTTAAATACCTAAATACAAGCAAAAAGCTTCAATTTTATGCAATTGAAGAAGCTTCATTTGACGATATTCCGCTGTATGGAGATAGCGTTCCGGCAGGTTTCCCCTCACCGGCAGATGACTATTTGGATATGGACTTAAATCTGCACGATTACCTAGTTCAACACCCTTCTGCTACTTTCTGTGTGCGCGCTATTGGCGATTCAATGGTAGATGCGGGTATCAAAAGCTCCGATGTCATGGTTATAGACAGAGCCTTAACGCCTAAAAACAACGATATTATATTAGCTGTAGTCAATGGTGAGTTTACCGTAAAGAGGATAAAAAAGAACGAAGATGAGCTCTACCTCATGCCGGCAAACGACAACTACAAACCCATGAAAATTACCGAAGAAATGAACTTTCAGGTATGGGGAGTAGTAACGTTTATCATCCACAAAGCCAATGCTAGCACTAGCGGATTGTAA
- a CDS encoding bacteriorhodopsin, producing the protein MLLDIQVMRPDDYVGFTFFIGYMAMFAASVFFFFERGSVDDKWKLSLLISGLITGIAAVHYFYMRDYYMATGDNPTFFRYVDWTLTVPLMCVEFYLLTRAAGATKSLLWKLIIASVWMLVAGYIGESFNPEGGDTAHSVKWGVISTIGYIYILYTAWFGEVAQLAEKSNSEVVKKGVRTLAWFVLVGWAIYPIGYMCMEGGWLSSVMSPSDVDLWYNIADAINKIGFGLVVYNIAVTESK; encoded by the coding sequence ATGCTATTAGACATTCAAGTAATGAGGCCAGACGATTATGTAGGCTTCACGTTTTTTATCGGATACATGGCAATGTTTGCCGCATCTGTATTCTTTTTCTTTGAAAGAGGCAGTGTAGACGATAAATGGAAATTATCTCTTTTAATTTCAGGATTAATCACAGGTATTGCAGCAGTACACTACTTCTACATGCGTGATTATTACATGGCAACAGGAGATAATCCAACCTTCTTTAGGTATGTAGACTGGACATTAACAGTGCCGCTAATGTGTGTAGAGTTTTATCTACTGACTAGGGCTGCCGGAGCTACAAAAAGTTTATTGTGGAAACTAATTATTGCATCAGTATGGATGTTGGTTGCCGGGTATATCGGTGAATCATTTAACCCAGAAGGTGGCGATACAGCACATTCAGTAAAATGGGGTGTAATATCTACAATAGGTTACATATACATTTTATACACTGCATGGTTTGGTGAAGTGGCACAATTAGCCGAGAAGAGTAATTCTGAAGTAGTCAAGAAAGGTGTTCGTACACTAGCATGGTTCGTATTAGTAGGATGGGCAATCTATCCAATAGGATACATGTGTATGGAAGGTGGATGGTTAAGTAGTGTTATGAGTCCAAGTGATGTAGACTTATGGTACAACATTGCAGATGCTATTAACAAAATCGGATTCGGTTTGGTAGTTTATAACATTGCCGTAACAGAATCAAAATAA
- a CDS encoding Brp/Blh family beta-carotene 15,15'-dioxygenase gives MNRFTFIFVVCIYALFLIYQAFVEIPLNNQLIGASVLILLFGIPHGAIDHVLFFRKRKMSQFKFYAIYLGLIVAFVLLWFWQPVVSFVIFLLLSAFHFGESQLVDIKLSQKWRPILFFSWGLALLASLVYYNINELAGITALFQDTQGFSVVYNEGMFFWFYAITNALTVLALGYLFLSDNISFKRFSSEIFVIVLVHLTFYLFPFIIGFTLYFVILHSIMVMNQEYQFFKSERTDFSVMDFMKLLLPYSSLSIIFTTALVLLSYNGTINISVPFLALIIISVITLPHAIVMNIFYNK, from the coding sequence ATGAATCGATTTACATTCATATTTGTAGTTTGTATTTACGCATTATTTCTGATTTATCAGGCCTTTGTAGAAATACCACTTAACAACCAACTTATTGGGGCATCCGTTTTAATTTTATTGTTTGGTATTCCGCACGGAGCTATTGACCATGTTTTGTTTTTTAGAAAACGAAAAATGTCCCAGTTCAAGTTTTACGCCATCTACTTAGGTCTTATTGTAGCCTTTGTATTACTTTGGTTTTGGCAACCTGTTGTCAGTTTTGTAATATTCTTACTCTTATCGGCTTTTCATTTTGGAGAATCGCAATTGGTTGACATTAAGTTAAGTCAGAAATGGCGACCAATATTATTCTTTAGTTGGGGCTTAGCCTTACTTGCTAGCTTGGTGTATTACAACATCAATGAATTAGCTGGTATTACAGCTTTATTTCAAGATACTCAAGGCTTCTCGGTGGTGTATAATGAAGGGATGTTTTTTTGGTTTTATGCTATTACAAATGCATTAACGGTTTTGGCTTTAGGCTATCTATTTTTATCCGATAATATTTCTTTTAAACGCTTTTCGTCAGAGATTTTTGTGATAGTATTGGTTCACCTTACCTTTTATCTTTTTCCATTTATAATTGGCTTTACCTTGTATTTTGTAATACTTCATTCTATAATGGTAATGAATCAAGAGTATCAGTTTTTCAAGTCTGAACGCACTGATTTTAGCGTTATGGATTTCATGAAGCTACTCTTGCCTTATTCATCTTTGAGTATAATTTTCACCACGGCATTAGTGCTATTGTCCTATAATGGAACTATAAATATTTCCGTTCCATTTTTAGCATTAATCATTATCTCGGTCATCACCTTACCTCATGCTATTGTGATGAATATCTTCTATAATAAATAG
- a CDS encoding GNAT family N-acetyltransferase: MTVQQVDVEKIRPLRSHVLRPGQPIESTDYHRDNEATTLHYAVMKNGIASCIATFYPEPLQEVNSHRAYRLRGMATHPEFRRIGLASNLMHIVITELRNKRCDLIWCKARLVAVEFYASLGFVKIGPMYEIDGIGPHFTMYKKL, encoded by the coding sequence ATGACCGTTCAACAAGTTGATGTAGAAAAAATCAGACCTTTAAGAAGTCATGTCCTTCGTCCTGGGCAGCCTATAGAATCTACAGATTACCATAGAGATAATGAGGCAACTACTTTACATTATGCCGTAATGAAAAACGGTATAGCCTCCTGTATTGCAACTTTTTACCCTGAACCTTTGCAAGAAGTCAATTCGCATAGAGCTTACAGACTTAGAGGTATGGCAACTCACCCAGAATTTAGGAGGATTGGATTAGCATCAAATTTAATGCATATAGTCATTACTGAGCTAAGAAATAAGAGGTGTGATTTAATATGGTGTAAGGCTAGACTCGTAGCTGTAGAATTTTACGCTTCTTTGGGTTTTGTTAAAATTGGACCCATGTATGAAATTGATGGTATTGGACCGCATTTTACTATGTATAAAAAATTATAA
- a CDS encoding glyoxalase, whose translation MKDRKQILIALRPNIDSIKVYLNTKDLEAFQNAVLRPILKFQNHLLLQMFVHYARQYKGVFFKLTSQQRLDYIHKSLNTNQSFKSKLIGIVLGLFTTEEYVYYSQNLSALNKRIINMSIQRLQDQSEQLDDLINEFES comes from the coding sequence ATGAAAGATAGAAAACAAATTCTTATAGCACTTCGCCCAAATATAGATTCTATTAAGGTTTATCTGAACACCAAAGATTTAGAGGCTTTTCAAAATGCAGTATTACGCCCTATATTAAAATTTCAAAATCATTTATTGCTGCAAATGTTTGTTCACTATGCTAGACAATATAAAGGGGTGTTTTTTAAATTAACTAGCCAGCAGAGGTTAGATTATATTCACAAATCCTTGAATACTAATCAAAGTTTTAAAAGTAAGCTTATTGGGATTGTTCTTGGTTTATTTACAACAGAAGAGTATGTGTATTATAGTCAGAATTTATCAGCATTGAATAAGCGTATTATCAATATGTCTATTCAACGATTACAAGATCAGTCGGAACAATTAGATGATTTAATTAATGAGTTTGAATCTTAG
- a CDS encoding transcriptional repressor translates to MSSRNIRLTPFRQKVLDLFEPSKSALKVRDIENKLVKFDRITLYRTLKLFTEHGILHEIILPNEKKYAACHEQCNEHGHQHDHLHFHCSNCENTFCLNTTVVPIELDGFKVQNTELNVFGLCKYCN, encoded by the coding sequence ATGAGTAGTAGAAATATTAGGTTAACTCCATTTAGACAAAAAGTGTTGGATTTATTCGAGCCTTCTAAATCCGCCCTAAAGGTTAGAGATATTGAAAATAAGCTGGTAAAATTTGATAGGATAACGCTATATAGAACTCTAAAATTATTTACTGAACATGGCATTCTTCATGAAATAATTCTACCTAATGAAAAGAAATACGCTGCCTGCCACGAGCAATGTAATGAGCATGGACACCAACATGACCATTTACATTTTCATTGCTCTAATTGCGAAAATACATTCTGTTTAAATACGACCGTCGTTCCTATTGAATTAGATGGCTTCAAAGTCCAAAATACGGAGTTAAATGTTTTTGGCTTGTGCAAGTATTGTAACTAA
- a CDS encoding TonB-dependent receptor translates to MIKQIFLLFLPFYCFSQFSGTVKDSENQPLAGVDVLVSSTMVLAQTDSEGQFSLSLDIPKNTLIFFSKETYESKTIQYSSEKEISIQLNKLHVDIDEVVVSSINQKLSSNQTVNIQSKKMSQLNESSFDLGESISKLSGVDQTSTGAGIKKIVVRGLSGMRVVTLVNGVRIENQQWGGDHGIGFTDLGFGKVELVKGPASIIFGADALGGALYFSDENYISGGKPRSKIISTFESSNMRINNQLGVKWTTKGFKTNTLIGYGSAADYQLPNGLYLFNSRYSNQAFKTSLGYNTDKWIVNLRYQYNYSILGIPAHSHAAEPTLEQLSSSSQDRYPTRPTQFNTQQILNLENTFFIADNILNINLSQFVNRLEEYEAWNVPELDVTLASTQLNGSYSVPFGKGFNWTLGTQLGQQQNTNKEARTLLIPDGKTTDFGAYSLLEYAKNSVSSQLGLRFDKREIQLEDNTFSKGFDAFSATIGLSKKAQKHHFRATYSSAFRTPHFSELLAYGVHHGTKRFEIGDRNLIAEKGHQLDIAYEWTSEHLGLIINPYFHLINDFIALIPKDSIIDYTPVYTYEQVDNVSIKGIEMNVHYHPHFAHHLHFEESLTIMEGKEGNSFLALMPAHKSQTLVRYYFDKTQKKVQLHNTFFEYVYTAAQEKVVENETPSKAYGLFNLGMNISIDKLPNFELTIGVKNVTNKSYISHLSRLKSYEIPHEGRSYFIKLCSTF, encoded by the coding sequence ATGATTAAACAAATTTTCTTACTTTTTTTACCATTTTACTGCTTTTCCCAGTTTAGCGGAACCGTTAAGGATAGTGAAAATCAGCCTTTAGCAGGTGTAGATGTGTTAGTTTCGTCTACTATGGTTTTGGCCCAAACAGATAGCGAAGGGCAGTTTTCACTAAGCCTTGACATCCCCAAAAATACACTTATCTTTTTTAGTAAAGAAACATATGAAAGTAAGACTATACAATATTCTTCAGAAAAGGAAATCAGTATTCAGCTGAACAAATTGCATGTGGATATCGATGAGGTTGTAGTATCATCTATAAATCAAAAATTATCTTCCAATCAGACTGTTAATATTCAATCAAAAAAAATGAGTCAATTAAATGAAAGCTCATTTGATTTAGGGGAGAGCATTTCAAAGTTAAGCGGTGTTGACCAAACTTCAACAGGTGCAGGAATCAAAAAAATTGTTGTTAGAGGATTGTCAGGCATGCGAGTTGTAACTTTAGTCAATGGTGTTCGAATAGAAAATCAGCAGTGGGGAGGTGACCATGGTATTGGCTTCACAGACTTGGGGTTTGGTAAGGTCGAGTTAGTAAAAGGTCCAGCATCCATTATTTTTGGTGCAGACGCCCTTGGAGGAGCTTTGTATTTCTCCGATGAAAATTACATTAGCGGAGGAAAACCACGCTCAAAAATAATTTCGACATTCGAATCGTCCAACATGAGAATTAATAATCAGCTTGGAGTTAAATGGACAACTAAAGGCTTCAAAACAAACACTTTAATTGGATACGGATCTGCAGCAGATTATCAATTACCCAACGGTCTTTACTTATTCAACTCTCGATATTCCAATCAAGCTTTTAAGACTTCATTAGGATACAATACTGATAAATGGATTGTCAATTTACGATATCAGTATAATTACAGCATACTCGGAATACCAGCACATTCTCATGCTGCAGAGCCGACACTTGAGCAACTAAGCTCATCTTCACAAGATAGATACCCCACGCGTCCAACACAGTTTAATACTCAACAAATTTTAAATTTAGAAAACACCTTTTTCATTGCAGATAATATTTTGAACATCAATTTATCACAATTCGTTAACAGGCTTGAAGAATACGAAGCTTGGAATGTTCCGGAGCTTGATGTTACATTAGCCTCAACTCAATTAAATGGGAGCTATTCTGTTCCGTTTGGCAAGGGATTTAATTGGACATTAGGAACACAATTGGGACAGCAACAAAACACTAATAAAGAAGCACGCACCCTACTCATTCCAGATGGTAAAACAACTGATTTTGGAGCCTATTCCTTATTAGAATATGCTAAAAATTCGGTTTCTTCTCAATTAGGATTACGTTTCGATAAAAGAGAAATACAACTAGAAGACAATACGTTTTCTAAAGGTTTTGATGCTTTTAGTGCTACAATAGGACTTTCTAAAAAAGCACAAAAGCATCACTTTAGAGCAACTTACTCCTCGGCTTTTAGAACTCCACACTTTTCAGAATTGTTAGCATATGGCGTACATCACGGAACAAAACGTTTTGAAATAGGAGATAGAAATTTAATTGCAGAAAAAGGGCACCAATTGGATATTGCTTACGAGTGGACAAGTGAACATTTAGGACTAATTATAAATCCATATTTCCACCTTATAAACGATTTTATTGCACTCATACCTAAAGATAGTATCATCGATTATACGCCAGTTTATACATATGAACAAGTGGATAATGTATCAATTAAAGGAATAGAAATGAATGTACATTATCACCCACATTTTGCTCATCATCTACATTTTGAAGAAAGTTTAACCATAATGGAAGGAAAAGAAGGCAATTCTTTTTTAGCATTAATGCCTGCTCATAAATCACAGACATTAGTCCGTTATTATTTTGACAAAACACAAAAGAAGGTTCAATTACACAACACCTTTTTTGAATATGTATATACGGCTGCTCAGGAAAAGGTAGTCGAAAATGAAACGCCTAGCAAAGCCTACGGTCTATTTAATTTAGGAATGAATATTTCAATTGATAAGCTTCCAAATTTTGAATTAACAATTGGCGTGAAAAATGTAACAAACAAGAGTTATATTTCTCATTTGTCAAGGCTAAAGAGTTATGAAATTCCACATGAAGGAAGGTCATATTTTATTAAATTATGTTCAACATTTTAA